agtagcttattatccaagctACTCAATTAGATTATTACTTATCATGCGCAATTGCGCGGAATATGGGCATGTAACGTGTCTGCGGAAACTTCTGAAATATTTATccagaaatttaaattatatccaGGACAGTTGATCATTCGTTGAGCGTCGTACATGTAGATTGTATCTTCTGCTTCTTCTAGTGCCATCTCCTTTAGGAGGTTGGCAACCATTAGGGCTAACTGAACTTTACTTGCAGCTGTTCTTAACAGTGACCTTGTACTCATATTAAACCACTGGCGTAGATTTTTCAGCCATAATATATTCGCCACCGACTAGGCCTACGCTTGCCTTGTTTAATGAGTGGGAGCAAGTCGTACTTTGGATTAAGCattatatgattatattatgtagACTGTATTGCCTTAGGCTACTTTTACTTTGTTCTGGCTGCCATGCATTTTTAGCCAGGAATTTCTAAACGAATTTCTGCTCTGATATCTTCATTTGAATGCTCTGATAGAAAACGCAGCCAGAAATACCTGACCAGGCTTTGAGTTGAGTTGAGCCAATGCCAatgattattaatttgtttttctttgcaGTGCTACTCGTATACTTCTCGGAGAGCATAAACGAAGTGGCCGCGAGGAATTGGACGTTGTTTTCAAGACAACAATACTTCGATAGCAAGGGCTTATTCATATCAATTGTCTTCTGCATACCAATATTATTGAACTGCATGATAATGGTGGTAAGTTCTATCGTGTCATATTATATGGTACGATGATTACGTACATTATCAGTATTACGCGATCAGTTTGATTGTCTGCCGCCCCAGTTTACAATactaactatattttaattttatcgtaTAACAGCATCTAAAAGAAGTCCGAAGAATCCCTAAGATCAACCGGTTTAGGCTGTGTGTTGATCCATCAATCAGTCATTCAggaaaagcatttttatttatagaaacacAAGCTTTatcttacttatttaaatagctAACTATTGAAataagtaagtgataatgcttGTGTTTTGTAAGATGGCGGCCACAGAACTGCTGCTGGATTCAGTAACTTTCAATAACAATTCAATTGTCCGTCTTCATTCAAAAGCATAATTTAGCAAAGTTCTATGCTAATCGCATATTTTGAATGAAGATTTGAAACATTCTttaacatcataataacatttttcgagaaggattttacttaatttattcttaaacatttTGAGGCCATTTCTCAAAAAATTCCTAAGCGCAGGCCAgtaacattattgcaattttcttaacgatctccaattttttttttttatttatttataatctactagctgttgcccgcgacttcgtctgcgtttgaatttgttttcagtattcagtatcgctaagcgttaaatgaggggtttgctgctgtccgctgaggagttctgtcgtctatctccaaccaaagtttgggctaaattaaacacatattaggaaccgagcttaatgtcgggttaaaaagtatcccatattacttctaacacttccaagaatatgtgtacaaagtttcgtgaggaaacaaacttacattgacattttcgtgatagttaagctttattttggGGAAGCATAGTTAAAATGCGCCCATTGCTTTTGCAGTCTATTTGgtctacaaacaaataaacaaaaaaatctttcctctttttttattaatattagtatagattttttacttaaaaacgtGGTATGCGTATgggtaaaaaatatactaataacctaataaactacattttaaattttagctaATTCAAATTAAGTAATGTTTGCATGAAAACCGATCTCCGTGGTAATTTTTTGTTGTATGTGTAATTAACGTAtgaatgtattattaattttattcaattgtagAATTTCCCGCGGCCTcggtattttaatttcaaattataataatataacgagtctgtttgtttgttggtttggaaaccatctttcacgcagcaacagaacAATAAATAGACGAAGGTTATTCTTAcgcaaaagttaaaaaaatagaattgtaatataagctactttttgtaaataaaacatatacgGTTACAGTGTCTGAAATTGAAATTGGAAAGTCCCTTAAAATAGCGGACGGATATTACGGTCCTAGCAAATTATCGCAGGCAGGTCTTACGTAATTTCACTAACTGCATTATTTCTTAGTTAAATTTGTGGGAATCTACCTAATTGCAATATAAGTTGAATAAATTAAaccgttaataataaatattttagttataaaaacacattaacaTTGAAATACCCTACTTGTTACAAAATCAGTAAAACGGAACGACAcatttacctacctatttgcAATTACACCGTAAACAAGTATGACGCGGCAAGCCACGCGTGTTGAGCCAAAATTAAGTAGTATTTTATATCCAGACGAGAAAAAATCCGACAAAATTCTGACTCTCGTTGCGTAAATTTAATCTGTCCGAAATGGTAATCGCATAACAACagtatttaacaataataaaacgtTGCCGACTAAGCACTGATATCGAGATTGGAATGCTATTTTTGTCCACAAGGAAAAACGTGGCTCATTCACACACTACAAAATGTTCGCGCAATGTTAATACTGACgagtatttaagtacatatctGTGGAAACAATAAATGAACCAGAACTGGTCTTTTTTGTCTGGTAAATAGAAATCTAGCATGTTCGACTATAGATTCTGGATTCTGGAGCAAAACCTTCTGGGTCAAAATAGCTATTccatttcatcagtcatcacttTTGACCAGTAGTACTAAATAACTTAATCACCAACTAAACGACAGAGTAAAATAAGACTTATGTGTCtttttttaaagctcaaattaatCCACACTTCTACTGTCAGTGATTcagatgaaaattaaaaaaaaatcagtagtaTAGAATATAAGACTCTAAACTGAGTGTCCATTTTACATTGAAGTTCAAgggggttatggccgtagtacaccacgctggcccagtgcggattagtggactccacacacctttgagaacatttatggagaactcttagacgTAGAgctttccccacgatgttttccttcaccgttgaagcaagtgatatttctattagttaagttagaggtgcgtgctgggaatcgaatttggccccctaaagtgaagtcaagctcctacccactgggctatcaccgcttcaaatcaccggctttatattattaataataattccagGGTTCGTGGCTGTACCAGTCAACGCAGCTGATGACAAACTTGAAGAAGGCGCAGCTAAGGCAACGTCTGAAAGAAAGGAACATGCAAAGAGAGCAACAGAACTTAAAGACGGAGTAAGACATCCCGAATTCAGAAATCACAGAATTaggaacgtacagaaaccgtgtacacgactaatattgaagcatcaaaaaccactccactttagtagtgtttctcgaacaggcggttagtcacttcattccatttagcagtgaATATTTTACCTTTACCCTTATGTTCTAACCGTTTACCATACATAGGGACAAATAGGATAAGTTTGtgtgctagcaacattccgtgggtgtgaagtgagacgtgcccGGGGCATTTAcagtgtttttggacacaacgcacAAGGGTtcggtatgttcttaattctgtgacgaAAAAACAACACTATGGACATCGGATGCGACTGTTTCATCCCAACTCATTAAACGCAAATAACTGTCTGCTAAAGATAATGAGTAACACAATTTTAATAAGCGCGTGTGACGTACATTTCGCAGTGATAAAACTGCTGTAAATGCCTGATTGCTTACTAGTTGTTAGTTTTAGTTCGGCACTCAAAAGTTTTCGTGTTTTTGTAGCTATGTTCACGGTTTTGTATAGTTATCACAGCTAATCAGACAGAGTCCTAAGCTGTTGTAAGACGTGAGTTTAATAACCATGGAATACTTTTAGCACGTCACCCCAGTGTAAAATTTGTATGCCACATTGGCATTGGTATTTAATCACAGAAAATAAAGCACAATAGAAATGCTATCATCTACTTATTGTGACGAGTCGCCCCTTTTTACCTCTGTCCCATCTTTTCACACAAACGCATTAAAACGTGTCCATACGAAATGTAACGTCCAGTGTTTACAAAGAATTCTGACATATGATTAGTAATCACATCACAAGTAACAAACGCGTGTCCGTAAACTCTCACTCATACATCCCAAAAAGGACTTGGCACACCAAATTTAtcgtttttctaaaaattattacattattattattattattattataccggTATTAAAAGaccaaataaaagaaaaaaattgcaaacaaATCCTATAACCCTGTGTGACCTTGTATTGTCTGTTTATTAAGTTATTAGACTTTTTTGTGGCTTCTATTTGGCGGATTTTACCATTTAGTCTTTAACCTTCAACTGTAGAAGCTAAGCTGGGTGCACTATACGAAACTTTTTCATAttgatagttttaaaataagaacacATTTTAACGCCCTCTCAGAAAAGAAACGATATTGACCGTTCATTCATACTGCTTTGAAGAGCAATGCtaaatttaattgcatttattgAACATATTTGTTACAAACAAACTATACGGTATTTCATTCGTGAAACATAAAAAGTACATTTTGCTGCTGAACATCTCATAAACAGAAAGTATACTGTAAACATTAGTATATTGATTAATGATGCCGTGATACTTTATTGTTAATCGACTGAAATCTTATGTGATATTTTGCACGCTCACAACggtttaaagttaaaaattaggTTACTTTAATATGACAACTGAAAAACAAGGTGACTCTTTTTCGTCATAAATGACTCTTTTTCGTCATAAAACAGTGACCCAGTTAATTTGTGCAATGCCTTCTATGCATTGGTAagaagtaacaaataaaaaacatactaGGAAAATTAAGGTCGGTGTATAAGAAGCACCCTTCGAGTGTCAGCAACGCGGTCAGTTGCGGCATCAATTTAATCAATTGCATTCTCTTCATGCATTAAATATTCGCATAGGCACTTATTTTGATAGGCTGCTTCCAAATTTTTAAAACCTGACTTGTGATGTACCTAAACAATTTGTTTCTTTACTCGTTAGTGTAAAGCATGCTATAAAAAAAGGTGATAGCGTTGTGGCAGAACCCTTATTTCCGACGTCATCCATACGTGGACCCTTACTCCGATCTCAGGGGCGTACGGACTGTACTCTAGAAATATTACTTCTTCGAAAGAGAATGAAAACATtctggggaaacctgcatgcttgcgAATGATCCATAAAATTCTTTGGCCAGTTTTGTGGACTATCGACTCAAACCTTctaattcaaagatttttttgctCAAATCTTAGGATAAGCTGTTCTGCTATGGATCTCATGTAAAGCTTCACAATTCTAATAAGAGTTCTTTTGTTCAATTCATATATTATTGATTGATATTACCgaagatacataaataataaaaaactgatTCCAAGAAGATTCTAATAAATACACAAAGAAATCTCTTGGTTTTTATTACtatacatactttacactaaaaagtaattaaaaaaattgtttacattaaaaaagttaagaaaaaatgGAGTACATACATTTTGTGTAGTAAAAGTAACACAGGTACCAATTTTGTTATACAAAAGTATAACTTAATTTGTACTCGTGTAGGCTAGATGCGACCAATAAATAACATGCTTTCGTCTTCTATGTCAATTATTGTGTGCGGCCATAATAATttgtgcaatataaataattatagattaaatataataataatatactgtaAGCAAATATATTAAGGAGGTTTTTATCAcgttttttatt
This Pararge aegeria chromosome 3, ilParAegt1.1, whole genome shotgun sequence DNA region includes the following protein-coding sequences:
- the LOC120637069 gene encoding transmembrane protein 18; this encodes MEGFIEVNEISDFYSYLKSIEWRDPWLIALLSFHVLVTFTCFSTRNYGNFQIILFITLLLLVYFSESINEVAARNWTLFSRQQYFDSKGLFISIVFCIPILLNCMIMVGSWLYQSTQLMTNLKKAQLRQRLKERNMQREQQNLKTE